The following are encoded in a window of Geoalkalibacter ferrihydriticus DSM 17813 genomic DNA:
- a CDS encoding GLUG motif-containing protein, translating to MNKIFRLIWNDTFGTLVAVAEIVSSRGRGAGKRCRLRLPAMALLLSLWICVGTAAAGTLPTGGNIVAGSGAINSSGNTLTVTQDTQRMAADWTSFSIGQNNTVNFNQPSSSAVALNRVTGADASVIQGALNANGQVFLVNPNGVLFSSGAQVNVGGFVASTLDISNDDFMAGNYRFAGTSSNAIVNQGNITAHNGGSIALIAARIENSGTLTANGGNVLMGAGSKVTLDLGGPVKIEVEEAAIDALIEQGGAIRADGGLVYLTARAAGELTSTVINHTGITEAQSLATGENGEIYLMGDMEHGRIEVAGTLDASAPHGGDGGFVETSAAVVDIKPDLQVTTYAPEGKTGEWLIDPTNIEIVAGDGGSFIENVSTSSSIGADTLVSNLTNNNITVQTPAAGDDPGNITVSADLVWDTNTQLTLDAHNNINVNATIENTNATGGGVYFDAVNNRTAVQFNENGKVVIHNIEQLQWMNTALNGTYELGADIDALATSNWNPDGESYLGFTPIGTFAAHFTGTFDGLGHEITDLTINRPGTDYVGLLGWVNSGGTVKNIGLTDVFISGRHYVGGLIGYATQGSVTNSYVTGSVKGGGNQVGGLIGQFSGSSVTNSYATGSVEGKNFVGGLIGYNEGTIDTNYSTAVVQGSYATGGLVGYAKPGSITNSYATGLVEGGYATGGLIGYNEGTVANNFANGAVLGEEATGGLIGENSGGSIFYSFWDMHTSGINTSAGGTGKTTTEMHMPSTFSDWNEDDSLWTLTAGGESEAGYEVVLPYLTNVTREEDRMMSTLFAGGWGNGENPYTITDWNQLQNINAVAGEDFSFKLLNILNASTAGYDLQVNGGEALANDGKGWAPIGSWSNSVPYAGTFDGNDKKISGLIIDRPGEYDIGLFGTVVDTTISNLTLSDVDILGGYSVGSVVGLAGNNTHLENINVTDGAVAGTYDVGGLVGVMTESLRTIVDSHANVSVSGNAVVGGLVGSLYGSSIINSSASGSXNVSVSGNAVVGGLVGSLYGSSIINSSASGSVNGLSREVGGLVGEARSGAQIIGSHATGDVASGAGEEADSRNFGGLVGLADDNVHIENSYATGXKTIQRSYATGDVMGTEGVGGLVGFLDSSTISESYATGDVTGILGVGGLVGGLLYSTVNESYAAGNVTGNIAVGGLAGEIAFSTVEKSFYGPGTVAGNFYVGGLVGGVMESTIDNSYAQATIVEADREGIVLPEEVGFDADDADLAIGGLVGILLDSTVSNSYAAGQISHADDAQDVGGLIGLNAVFGEDYQFVPRPTN from the coding sequence GTGAATAAAATTTTTCGCCTGATCTGGAACGACACTTTTGGAACCTTGGTCGCCGTGGCTGAAATCGTTTCAAGTCGCGGCAGAGGAGCCGGCAAGCGCTGCCGGTTGCGTTTGCCGGCCATGGCCTTGCTGCTCAGTTTGTGGATCTGTGTTGGTACGGCGGCGGCCGGCACCTTGCCTACCGGCGGCAATATCGTCGCCGGTTCCGGTGCCATTAACAGCAGCGGCAACACCCTGACCGTCACGCAAGACACCCAGCGCATGGCGGCGGATTGGACTTCTTTCTCCATAGGACAGAACAACACCGTCAATTTCAACCAGCCTTCCAGCAGCGCCGTGGCCCTCAACCGCGTGACCGGCGCAGATGCCTCGGTGATTCAGGGGGCGCTCAACGCCAACGGTCAGGTCTTTCTGGTCAACCCCAACGGCGTACTCTTCTCCTCTGGCGCCCAGGTCAATGTCGGCGGCTTCGTCGCATCGACCCTCGACATCAGCAATGACGACTTCATGGCGGGCAACTACCGCTTTGCAGGCACCAGCAGCAACGCCATCGTCAATCAGGGCAACATCACGGCCCACAATGGCGGCTCCATCGCTCTGATCGCCGCGCGGATTGAAAACAGCGGCACTCTCACTGCCAACGGCGGCAACGTGTTGATGGGCGCCGGCAGCAAGGTCACGCTCGATCTGGGTGGTCCGGTCAAGATCGAGGTGGAAGAGGCCGCTATTGACGCCCTCATTGAGCAGGGCGGAGCGATCAGGGCCGATGGCGGACTGGTGTACCTCACCGCCAGAGCAGCGGGTGAATTGACCAGCACGGTCATCAACCACACCGGCATCACCGAAGCCCAGTCACTGGCGACGGGGGAAAACGGTGAAATCTACCTGATGGGGGATATGGAGCATGGCCGCATCGAGGTTGCCGGTACCCTGGATGCCTCAGCCCCCCATGGCGGCGATGGCGGGTTTGTTGAGACCAGCGCGGCGGTGGTCGATATCAAGCCTGATCTGCAGGTAACCACCTACGCACCGGAGGGCAAAACGGGCGAATGGCTGATTGATCCAACGAATATTGAAATCGTCGCAGGAGACGGGGGGAGCTTTATTGAAAACGTCAGCACCAGTTCCTCTATCGGTGCCGATACTCTGGTCAGCAATCTCACTAACAACAACATTACCGTGCAAACACCGGCTGCCGGCGATGACCCCGGCAATATTACCGTCAGCGCCGACCTCGTTTGGGATACGAATACCCAACTCACACTTGATGCTCACAACAACATCAACGTCAACGCCACAATCGAGAACACCAATGCAACGGGTGGCGGAGTGTATTTCGATGCAGTTAATAACAGAACGGCTGTCCAATTTAATGAAAATGGCAAAGTTGTCATCCACAATATTGAGCAGTTGCAGTGGATGAATACCGCCCTCAATGGAACCTATGAGTTGGGCGCTGATATTGACGCATTAGCCACCTCGAATTGGAACCCAGATGGTGAAAGCTATCTTGGTTTTACCCCGATCGGCACTTTCGCTGCTCACTTTACCGGGACCTTTGACGGCCTGGGGCATGAAATCACTGACCTGACCATCAATCGCCCTGGCACCGATTATGTTGGGCTTTTGGGTTGGGTCAACTCTGGTGGTACCGTAAAAAATATCGGTCTGACTGATGTGTTTATATCAGGTCGACACTACGTTGGAGGGCTGATCGGTTATGCCACGCAAGGTAGCGTCACCAACAGCTATGTGACCGGGTCGGTGAAGGGCGGCGGCAACCAGGTTGGCGGGTTAATCGGTCAGTTCTCAGGCAGCAGCGTTACCAACAGCTATGCTACCGGATCGGTGGAAGGCAAAAACTTCGTTGGCGGGCTGATCGGTTATAACGAGGGCACCATTGATACAAACTATTCCACAGCGGTGGTACAGGGCAGCTACGCCACTGGTGGGCTGGTTGGTTATGCCAAGCCAGGCAGTATAACCAACAGCTATGCCACTGGACTGGTGGAAGGCGGCTACGCCACTGGTGGGTTGATCGGTTATAACGAGGGCACCGTAGCTAATAATTTCGCCAATGGAGCGGTGTTGGGTGAAGAGGCAACTGGCGGTCTGATCGGTGAGAACTCTGGTGGCAGTATTTTCTACAGTTTCTGGGATATGCACACAAGCGGCATAAATACCAGCGCCGGTGGAACAGGGAAAACTACGACGGAAATGCATATGCCCTCCACCTTCAGCGATTGGAATGAAGATGATTCACTTTGGACATTGACTGCCGGTGGTGAATCAGAGGCTGGTTATGAGGTGGTACTACCCTACTTGACCAATGTGACCCGTGAAGAAGATCGCATGATGAGCACGTTGTTCGCCGGTGGTTGGGGTAATGGCGAAAATCCCTACACCATTACCGATTGGAATCAGTTGCAGAATATCAATGCGGTTGCTGGTGAGGACTTCAGTTTTAAATTGTTGAACATTCTCAATGCCTCGACGGCAGGCTATGATTTACAGGTCAACGGTGGCGAAGCATTGGCCAATGACGGCAAGGGTTGGGCACCCATTGGCTCTTGGTCAAACTCAGTACCATATGCCGGAACTTTTGACGGTAATGATAAAAAGATTTCCGGTTTGATTATCGACCGCCCAGGTGAATACGACATAGGGCTTTTTGGCACAGTGGTGGATACCACCATCAGCAACCTGACGCTTTCCGATGTTGATATCCTTGGAGGCTACTCAGTAGGTTCGGTTGTGGGTCTCGCCGGCAATAATACGCATCTGGAAAATATCAACGTAACAGATGGCGCAGTGGCAGGTACTTACGACGTTGGAGGGCTCGTCGGTGTGATGACGGAGAGCCTGCGAACGATTGTCGATAGTCATGCCAACGTCAGTGTTTCAGGAAATGCTGTTGTCGGTGGGTTGGTCGGTTCCTTGTACGGCTCCTCCATCATCAATAGTTCCGCAAGTGGCTCGGNCAACGTCAGTGTTTCAGGAAATGCTGTTGTCGGTGGGTTGGTCGGTTCCTTGTACGGCTCCTCCATCATCAATAGTTCCGCAAGTGGCTCGGTCAATGGATTGTCTCGTGAAGTCGGTGGGCTTGTCGGGGAAGCTCGAAGTGGAGCTCAAATCATCGGCTCTCATGCCACCGGCGATGTGGCATCAGGTGCTGGAGAAGAAGCCGACAGTAGAAATTTCGGTGGCCTGGTGGGACTCGCCGACGACAACGTGCATATCGAAAACTCCTACGCAACCGGAANCAAAACAATACAGAGAAGCTATGCCACGGGCGATGTCATGGGCACTGAGGGCGTTGGTGGGCTTGTGGGCTTCCTTGATTCTTCCACCATCAGCGAAAGCTACGCCACAGGTGATGTCACCGGTATTCTGGGCGTAGGTGGGCTGGTGGGGGGGCTTCTTTATTCTACTGTCAATGAAAGCTACGCTGCGGGTAATGTCACTGGCAACATTGCTGTCGGCGGTCTTGCTGGAGAAATTGCATTCTCAACGGTGGAGAAAAGTTTCTATGGCCCAGGTACTGTTGCAGGCAACTTTTATGTCGGTGGTTTGGTGGGGGGGGTAATGGAATCAACCATTGACAACTCCTATGCTCAAGCAACCATTGTAGAGGCTGACAGGGAGGGGATAGTGCTTCCTGAAGAAGTCGGTTTTGATGCTGATGATGCTGACCTTGCCATTGGTGGACTCGTCGGTATCTTGCTTGATTCAACTGTATCAAATTCC
- a CDS encoding response regulator transcription factor yields MSDTLAQLSHLTLLYADDDTVLMESMVEIFREYVSHVITATHGEAAWSLYQEHRPDLVILDLAMPGCDGLEVARRICREDPDLPIALMTGHDSRENMLAAFPLRLLSFMVKPVDLETLDQFFRQGADLLARHGRYRMIFESGAVFDPILGEVHDPAGARHILSRNEKKFLELMLARRGQLIDSDRICNEISRDNPDIMSCQGLRNLIHRLRRKLGKDVIVSQKDLGYLIP; encoded by the coding sequence ATGTCCGACACCCTGGCCCAATTGTCCCACCTGACGTTGCTGTATGCTGACGACGACACTGTGTTGATGGAGTCGATGGTGGAGATTTTTCGGGAGTACGTCTCCCATGTGATCACCGCGACCCATGGCGAAGCGGCCTGGTCCTTGTACCAGGAGCATCGTCCCGATCTGGTCATTCTCGATCTGGCCATGCCGGGATGTGACGGCCTGGAGGTCGCTCGCCGCATCTGCCGCGAAGATCCCGATCTCCCCATTGCCCTGATGACGGGTCACGACAGCCGCGAAAATATGCTTGCGGCATTCCCCCTGCGGTTGTTGAGTTTTATGGTCAAACCGGTGGATCTTGAAACCCTTGATCAGTTCTTCCGCCAGGGCGCCGACTTGTTGGCACGCCACGGCAGATACCGGATGATTTTTGAGAGCGGTGCCGTTTTTGATCCGATTCTGGGGGAGGTCCACGATCCTGCCGGCGCCCGACATATTCTATCGCGCAATGAAAAAAAATTTCTTGAGCTGATGCTTGCGCGGCGTGGGCAACTCATCGACAGTGACCGTATCTGCAACGAAATCTCCCGTGACAATCCGGACATCATGAGCTGCCAGGGGTTGCGCAACCTGATCCACAGGTTACGTCGCAAACTGGGCAAGGATGTCATTGTCAGCCAAAAAGACCTCGGCTACCTGATCCCCTGA
- a CDS encoding 7TM-DISM domain-containing protein yields the protein MFSSAVSFQRLRIPLIVALLLHWLSVPTLLDAASPPLFEPSPLTAHPETTYSATSVSVSAEPDGFGLSERPQIPSTPLAEEHKPFADPLSPAQAKGSTDNFGNQLRQAFSEQLFWGMYGGMILVLLVYILTLGVLTQRKILFCYGLKATTLFVLMFIHFGYGSLLPFPPQFMTQVVLVLLPFWIFSSILFSQLFLDTGNTMPGAHKWLWIPFFSSVGLVLSAQSGWDGYPQGPIAVWWNLTLVLHIGLLVGAGTLALRRGVTDAGFYLAGHGLTLFVAGLLLFAGADWADKVTSTGILLPLAVLLEVILLATSFARRLARTRREHHARENMLRDQRRFSAFGKNVKASQEQWDRPLIQLRKILDEADERLSGSSPPNPGSDFDYLRLALIPRLENNLRDIHRTVNDVRELLVNASTEQRSGHD from the coding sequence ATGTTCTCATCCGCGGTTTCATTCCAGCGCCTTCGCATCCCTCTCATCGTCGCCCTGCTGCTGCATTGGCTGTCAGTGCCGACACTGCTGGATGCCGCCTCGCCGCCACTTTTCGAGCCTTCACCGTTGACCGCTCACCCCGAAACCACGTACTCGGCCACGAGTGTTTCCGTTTCGGCCGAACCGGATGGTTTTGGACTCTCGGAGCGGCCACAGATTCCCTCGACACCCCTGGCGGAGGAGCACAAGCCATTTGCCGATCCCCTTAGTCCTGCACAGGCAAAGGGGTCGACCGACAATTTCGGCAACCAGTTGCGTCAAGCTTTTTCCGAACAACTTTTTTGGGGAATGTACGGCGGAATGATTTTGGTTTTGTTGGTGTACATCCTGACCCTGGGAGTTCTGACACAGCGGAAAATCCTGTTCTGCTACGGTTTAAAGGCGACAACTCTGTTCGTACTAATGTTCATTCACTTCGGCTACGGCTCGCTTCTTCCTTTTCCACCTCAGTTCATGACGCAGGTGGTGCTGGTACTTTTGCCCTTCTGGATCTTCTCTTCCATTCTTTTTTCCCAATTGTTTCTGGACACCGGCAATACCATGCCGGGGGCTCACAAGTGGTTGTGGATTCCTTTTTTCTCGTCCGTTGGCCTGGTGCTTTCGGCTCAGTCAGGGTGGGATGGCTATCCACAGGGTCCGATCGCGGTCTGGTGGAATCTGACCCTGGTGTTGCACATCGGTCTGCTTGTCGGAGCCGGGACCCTGGCGCTACGGCGCGGCGTCACTGACGCCGGTTTTTATCTGGCGGGCCATGGGCTCACACTCTTTGTAGCCGGACTGCTTCTGTTCGCGGGCGCGGACTGGGCCGACAAAGTCACCTCGACAGGCATACTTTTGCCGCTTGCCGTATTGCTTGAGGTGATTCTTCTGGCGACGTCGTTTGCCAGGCGGCTGGCACGCACTCGCCGGGAACACCACGCGCGTGAAAACATGCTGCGGGATCAACGACGGTTTTCCGCATTTGGCAAAAACGTTAAAGCTTCCCAGGAACAATGGGACAGGCCCCTGATTCAGCTCAGAAAAATACTGGATGAGGCTGACGAAAGACTTTCCGGCTCATCACCGCCTAACCCTGGCAGCGATTTTGACTATCTGCGCCTCGCCCTGATACCACGACTGGAGAATAATCTGCGCGACATTCACCGGACCGTAAACGATGTCCGTGAATTGTTGGTTAATGCCTCCACCGAACAGCGTTCCGGCCATGATTAG